The following proteins are encoded in a genomic region of Phaeodactylum tricornutum CCAP 1055/1 chromosome 1, whole genome shotgun sequence:
- a CDS encoding predicted protein — MTESNGNNSKRPSIENPLVDSTSVVAGLSPRASKKPRSSERKEEDGIPLPEVTQADLITLTSHPDAFGVDPIPISWGHPDPAVRGPVICTVRHSAQRNAIGAHQGSYCVYTGLAVAAGKLDPSYVPNLSLTSPVFQIGPYPSWSDPKKISALDPFGHLTTDAYGDWLEKGWDIRPTITWKDLLIVPHEMALNVFNFQAVTKAHIDLPECREAIATGRLVPDGKILLSSGQSIVAKAAIEPVWYLPELARRFQTTETNLRQSIFRMTNGMYPELITRPDIKIFLPPIGGLTIYIWGDPATIPDEDIELTCRVHDECNGSDVFGSDICTCRPYLTHAIEECIRTAQKGGCGIVIYYRKEGRSLGEVTKYLVYNTRKRQEGGDSAERYFSCTEQVAGVQDTRFQALMPDPLHFLGVTKIDNFISMSDMKYDAIVSTGIKIVNRVEIPPEMVPEDAKVEITAKVFHGYNAGEAYKNIDEEELKNTKGREYAYNEKEEN; from the exons ATGACAGAAAgcaatggcaacaacagcaaacgACCGTCTATCGAGAATCCTTTGGTGGACTCGACAAGCGTCGTTGCCGGTTTGTCGCCGCGAGCGAGCAAGAAACCTCGCTCGTCGGAACGCAAAG AAGAGGACGGTATTCCGCTACCCGAAGTTACGCAAGCGGACTTGATCACTTTGACATCACATCCCGATGCCTTTGGTGTCGATCCCATTCCAATTTCCTGGGGTCATCCTGATCCTGCTGTTCGCGGCCCCGTTATCTGTACAGTCCGTCATTCAGCCCAACGCAACGCAATTGGGGCGCACCAGGGGTCATACTGTGTGTACACGGGTttggccgtggcggcgggGAAACTCGATCCATCCTACGTGCCGAATCTATCCTTGACGAGTCCGGTCTTTCAGATCGGACCTTATCCATCGTGGTCGGATCCAAAAAAGATTTCCGCACTGGATCCATTCGGCCACTTGACTACAGACGCTTACGGAGATTGGTTGGAGAAAGGTTGGGACATTCGACCCACGATT ACGTGGAAAGACTTGCTGATCGTCCCTCACGAAATGGCACTCAATGTTTTCAATTTCCAGGCCGTCACAAAAGCTCATATAGACTTACCGGAATGCCGTGAAGCGATCGCGACGGGTCGCCTCGTTCCCGACGGCAAAATTCTCTTGTCATCGGGTCAATCCATCGTTGCCAAAGCCGCTATAGAACCCGTCTGGTATCTTCCAGAGCTTGCCCGTCGCTTCCAAACCACGGAAACAAACCTGCGTCAATCAATTTTCAGGATGACTAACGGTATGTATCCTGAGCTTATTACCCGCCCGGATATCAAAATATTTTTACCACCAATCGGCGGTTTGACCATTTATATTTGGGGCGATCCGGCAACAATCCCTGATGAAGACATAGAGTTGACGTGCAGGGTGCACGATGAGTGTAACGGTAGTGACGTCTTTGGTTCCGATATTTGCACCTGTCGTCCCTACTTGACCCATGCAATTGAAGAGTGCATCCGTACGGCACAAAAGGGAGGTTGTGGCATCGTCATTTACTACCGCAAAGAGGGACGATCTCTAGGCGAAGTGACCAAATATTTGGTCTACAACACGCGCAAACGTCAAGAAGGAGGGGATTCGGCCGAACGCTACTTTTCGTGTACAGAGCAAGTTGCCGGTGTTCAGGATACCCGTTTCCAAGCGCTCATGCCGGATCCACTGCACTTTTTGGGCGTCACTAAGATCGACAACTTTATTTCCATGTCGGACATGAAGTATGATGCGATCGTATCGACTGGTATTAAGATTGTGAACCGGGTCGAGATTCCCCCCGAAATGGTCCCGGAAGATGCTAAGGTAGAGATTACCGCCAAGGTCTTTCACGGATACAATGCAGGTGAAGCGTACAAGAACATTGATGAAGAGGAACTGAAAAATACCAAGGGGCGTGAGTATGCTtacaacgaaaaagaagagaattAA
- a CDS encoding solute carrier (Unknown permease that contains a xanthine/uracil/vitamin C permease domain. This gene is expressed highly under conditions of nitrogen limitation.), whose protein sequence is MATGNISSITGVPLSLDVSDEGTSDDIDKSGNNFVYETHEDRAKANGMKYTVSDVPPLPLSIILGCQHFLTMLGATVLIPLIVTPAMGATAKQTAEVISTIFVVSGVNTLIQTTLGDRLPIVQGGSFSYLPPTFSVIFNPSLQAIVGDNERFLETMQVLSGAIFVVGIVQMALGYSGAIVPILKYLSPVTIAPVITAIGLGLYSVGFTNVSTCFSVGLIQMLLSIIFSQYLKKFLIGGYPVFALFPIILAIAITWSFAAILTASDVWGEESACRTDMGSTKIKSFAIVPMLGGMLAGMIESVGDCYSCAKLCGAPPPTPGIISRGLAGEGIGVVISGLFGAGAGTTSYSENIGAISLTRVGSRAVVQCGAVAMIIVGLFSKVAALFASLPSALVGGIYCVVFGLIVAVGLSNLQYVDLNSERNLFIIGFSIFNSLSIAGPAGYFAGQSENPFGDSNAGEIALALFSSPMIIALIAAFVLDNTIPGTPKERGLLAWAHVRDADVNNDPEYVKVYSLPLFFAKLFKNCGYLEYVSRGRMPNPPANGYQPGHGDIGELCCGGCFGGPPSLQDDVEEVAPQDSVVDEENIATEA, encoded by the exons ATGGCGACTGGCAACATCTCAAGCATTACCGGCGTTCCGCTCAGCCTCGACGTGAGTGACGAAGGAACGAGCGACGACATTGACAAGTCAGGAAATAACTTCGTTTATGAGACACATGAGGATCGCGCTAAAGCTAATGGTATGAAATACACCGTCTCGGATGTACCACCTTTGCCTTTGAGTATAATCCTAGGATGCCAACACTTCCTTACGATGCTGGGCGCGACGGTTCTCATTCCTCTAATTGTGACGCCCGCCATGGGAGCAACGGCCAAGCAAACAGCCGAAGTCATTTCAACTATTTTTGTGGTCTCTGGTGTCAATACATTGATCCAAACGACTCTAGGTGATCGACTGCCGATTGTGCAAGGTGGCAGCTTCAGCTACCTCCCTCCAACTTTCTCCGTCATTTTCAATCCTTCTCTGCAGGCCATTGTCGGCGACAATGAGCGCTTCCTTGAAACTATGCAGGTTTTGTCCGGAGCCATTTTTGTGGTAGGGATTGTGCAAATGGCGCTTGGGTACTCTGGAGCGATTGTACCCATCCTCAAGTACCTTTCGCCCGTTACCATTGCACCCGTCATCACGGCTATCGGACTCGGTCTCTATTCTGTCGGCTTCACCAATGTATCTACCTGCTTTTCTGTTGGCCTCATTCAAATGTTGTTGTCAATTATTTTTTCGCAATACTTGAAAAAGTTCCTTATTGGTGGCTATCCTGTCTTCGCACTCTTTCCCATCATTCTGGCGATCGCAATTACCTGGAGCTTTGCCGCCATTCTGACGGCGTCTGACGTTTGGGGTGAAGAAAGTGCTTGCCGGACTGACA TGGGGTCCACTAAAATCAAGTCTTTCGCCATCGTGCCTATGCTGGGTGGAATGCTGGCTGGCATGATCGAATCGGTCGGTGACTGCTACAGCTGTGCTAAATTATGTGGAGCACCCCCGCCAACTCCCGGAATTATCAG TCGCGGCCTAGCTGGTGAAGGTATAGGTGTGGTGATTTCAGGGTTGTTCGGAGCTGGAGCAGGAACCACGAGCTACTCGGAGAACATTGGTGCCATTTCCTTGACCCGCGTCGGTTCCCGCGCTGTCGTCCAATGCGGTGCAGTTGCGATGATTATTGTTGGTCTATTCAGTAAAGTGGCGGCTCTTTTTGCCAGTCTCCCATCGGCCTTGGTTGGTGGTATTTACTGCGTAGTGTTTGGGCTAATCGTTGCGGTTGGTCTGTCAAACTTGCAGTACGTTGATCTGAACAGTGAGAGAAACCTTTTTATTATCGGCTTTTCAATTTTCAACAgtctttccattgctggTCCAGCGGGATACTTTGCGGGTCAAAGCGAGAATCCGTTTGGAGATTCAAACGCTGGCGAAATCGCACTGGCGTTGTTCAGCTCCCCGATGATTATCGCACTGATTGCGGCCTTTGTTCTGGACAACACCATTCCCGGTACACCAAAGGAGCGCGGTTTGCTTGCGTGGGCGCACGTCCGGGACGCCGACGTCAACAACGATCCAGAGTACGTCAAAGTTTACTCGCTTCCTCTCTTCTTTGCCAAGCTCTTCAAGAACTGCGGCTATTTAGAGTACGTCAGCCGTGGCCGTATGCCAAATCCTCCGGCGAATGGCTATCAACCAGGACATGGCGATATTGGAGAGCTTTGCTGCGGCGGCTGTTTTGGTGGGCCGCCTTCCTTGCAAgacgacgtggaagaagTGGCTCCTCAGGATTCAGTAGTAGACGAAGAAAACATTGCAACCGAGGCTTGA
- a CDS encoding predicted protein has protein sequence MPRGPKKHLKRLNAPSHWNLGKMTGVFAPKPSPGPHKERECLPICIALRDRLKYALTNKECMQICMERCVKVDGKVRTDHNYPTGFMDVVELEKSGDRFRILFDSKGRFVLHRINREESQYKLCRINKIYIGSKKIPVAVTHDGRTIRYPDPDAKVNDTVKVDLATGKMSDIIKFELGAMVTLVRGRNAGRVGTLMHIERHLNSFDIVTVKDAKGHTFATRLHNVFVIGNGTTPQISLPKGRGIKKSIIEERAEAEAAGRI, from the exons AT GCCTCGAGGACCGAAGAAGCACTTGAAGCGCTTAAATGCGCCCAGCCACTGGAATCTCGGCAAGATGACGGGCGTGTTCGCCCCGAAGCCTTCGCCGGGACCCCACAAGGAACGCGAGTGCCTTCCCATTTGCATCGCGCTTCGCGATCGTCTTAAGTACGCCTTGACCAACAAGGAATGTATGCAAATTTGCATGGAACGTTGTGTCAAGGTCGACGGCAAGGTCCGCACGGATCACAACTACCCCACAGGATTTATGGACGTTGTTGAACTCGAAAAGTCGGGCGATCGGTTCCGCATCTTGTTTGACAGCAAGGGACGTTTCGTCTTGCACCGGATCAACCGGGAAGAATCGCAGTACAAGCTCTGTCGCATCAACAAGATATACATTGGCAGCAAGAAGATTCCGGTTGCTGTCACGCACGATGGTCGCACCATCCGATACCCCGACCCTGATGCCAAGGTCAACGACACTGTCAAGGTCGACCTTGCCACTGGCAAAATGTCCGACATTATCAAGTTTGAGTTGGGCGCCATGGTGACTTTGGTCCGTGGTCGTAACGCTGGACGAGTGGGTACTCTGATGCACATTGAGCGTCACCTGAACAGTTTCGATATCGTGACCGTCAAGGATGCCAAGGGTCACACTTTTGCCACCCGTCTGCACAACGTCTTCGTGATTGGCAACGGTACCACTCCTCAGATCTCCCTACCCAAGGGACGCGGAATCAAGAAATCCATTATCGAAGAGCGTGCGGAAGCAGAAGCTGCCGGACGTATCTAA
- a CDS encoding predicted protein produces the protein MAAPVRDLRQALLKGSLGPLNPFPWTMQTGNCLGWVIYGYYTRDPYVVAGNLPGLILSIWLNMGAAKLQYLDIHESQKAHQHQRPSQEHWDASSRTESQEGLDEVPGLFQSEEELVVAPQERALLRILAGWAVVATYVGWFSKDDAAAVVGVVVNANLIFFYGAPLQTLQQVITERNSESIHLRTMFMNWTNTSFWIAYGLSRRDPVIILPNVIGLSLGLIQGVLCLVYPRQTHDLVADLEPLTSVASIVASGEVAPSSPIV, from the coding sequence ATGGCAGCTCCGGTTCGAGACTTGCGGCAAGCTCTGCTGAAAGGTTCTCTTGGTCCTTTGAATCCATTTCCGTGGACAATGCAAACAGGAAATTGCTTGGGATGGGTGATTTATGGATATTATACGCGAGATCCGTACGTTGTAGCAGGCAATCTCCCTGGTCTCATTCTGTCGATTTGGCTCAATATGGGGGCTGCCAAGCTGCAGTATTTGGACATTCACGAAAGTCAAAAAGCACATCAACACCAACGGCCTAGTCAGGAACATTGGGATGCTAGTTCTCGAACAGAATCACAAGAAGGCCTAGATGAAGTTCCTGGTTTATTTCAGTCAGAAGAGGAATTGGTAGTGGCACCGCAAGAGCGAGCACTCCTCCGGATACTTGCTGGATGGGCTGTCGTTGCAACCTACGTTGGATGGTTTTCCAAAGATGACGCGGCCgctgttgttggtgtggtTGTGAACGCCAATCTCATTTTCTTTTATGGTGCACCTCTTCAGACTTTGCAACAAGTGATAACGGAGCGAAATTCGGAATCTATTCATTTGCGGACAATGTTCATGAACTGGACAAATActtctttttggattgcGTACGGTCTTTCCCGAAGAGATCCCGTTATAATCCTTCCCAATGTTATTGGTCTTTCTTTGGGTTTGATCCAGGGAGTTCTTTGTTTGGTCTATCCACGGCAAACACACGATTTAGTTGCCGATCTTGAGCCTCTAACTTCAGTGGCCTCGATTGTGGCATCCGGAGAAGTGGCACCGTCAAGCCCAATAGTATGA
- a CDS encoding predicted protein, with protein MGRMHAPGKGISRRALPFKRTPPSWLKVSSADVEDQVCKLAKKGLTPSQIGVILRDSNGIAQVKFVTGQKVVRILKANGLAPEIPEDLYMLIKKAVQVRKHLERNRKDKDSKFRLILIESRIHRLARYYRTTRKLPSNWKYESATASTIVS; from the coding sequence ATGGGTCGCATGCACGCACCGGGCAAGGGTATTTCCCGACGAGCCCTTCCTTTCAAGCGCACTCCCCCGAGTTGGCTCAAGGTTTCCTCGGCCGATGTCGAAGACCAGGTGTGCAAGCTCGCTAAGAAGGGCTTGACACCCAGTCAGATTGGTGTCATTCTCCGTGATTCTAATGGTATTGCGCAGGTCAAATTTGTCACGGGCCAAAAGGTTGTTCGCATCCTCAAGGCCAACGGATTAGCTCCGGAAATCCCGGAAGATCTGTACATGCTTATCAAAAAGGCGGTCCAAGTTCGTAAACATTTGGAGCGCAACCGCAAGGACAAAGACTCCAAGTTCCGACTCATTTTGATCGAATCGCGTATTCACCGATTGGCTCGTTACTACCGAACCACCCGTAAACTTCCTTCCAACTGGAAGTACGAGTCCGCCACGGCCAGTACCATTGTCTCGTAA
- the LHL1 gene encoding early light induced protein (Early light induced protein-like, contains bipartite plastid targeting presequence, signal- and transit-peptides at N-terminus with conserved motif at signal peptide cleavage site), which yields MAPLRTTFALLLSLVSASAFAPVQNVARKQTSVSAFKIDPQLYDDAVSDWEKQFPAFSKWGWGPSVQAEKWNGRHAMFGWFFICATAYCKGHGLIPDPEMLLDLKQWGTLATISGKDTISNERAIILVANAHFFALSLAATICPLPFGDSLFVDPNHPNYEAMAERNKNGFGYLPALKFGLTEEAEIINGRLAMLGLVMLIGATATSGQNMLDIVNEWVGGAYF from the exons ATGGCGCCACTCCGAACTACCTTTGCTCTTTTGTTGAGCCTCGTCTCGGCTTCTGCTTTTGCTCCGGTCCAGAATGTAGCCCGCAAGCAGACCAG CGTGAGCGCCTTCAAGATCGACCCTCAGCTTTACGACGATGCCGTCTCCGACTGGGAGAAGCAATTCCCTGCCTTCTCCAAATGGGGCTGGGGACCTTCGGTGCAGGCCGAAAAGTGGAATGGCCGCCACGCCATGTTCGGCTGGTTTTTCATCTGCGCCACCGCATACTGCAAGGGACACGGTCTCATCCCGGATCCCGAAATGCTCCTCGATCTGAAACAGTGGGGTACTCTCGCCACCATCTCTGGAAAGGACACTATCAGCAACGAGCGTGCCATCATTTTGGTCGCCAACGCCCACTTCTTCGCTCTCTCTCTCGCTGCCACCATCTGCCCGCTTCCGTTCGGTGACTCTCTCTTTGTCGACCCTAACCACCCCAACTATGAAGCCATGGCCGAGCGCAACAAGAATGGATTCGGGTACCTTCCGGCCCTCAAGTTTGGACTTAccgaagaagccgaaatcATCAACGGACGTCTCGCCATGCTTGGTTTGGTCATGCTCATCGGAGCCACCGCCACGTCCGGACAAAACATGCTCGATATTGTCAACGAATGGGTTGGTGGAGCTTACTTTTGA